One window of Methanofastidiosum sp. genomic DNA carries:
- a CDS encoding YegP family protein, which yields MTKFEVYKDKSGEYRFRLKAGNGQVIAVSEGYKSKTSCMNGIESVKKNAPAAEIVEIEK from the coding sequence ATGACAAAATTTGAAGTATATAAAGATAAATCAGGTGAATACAGATTTAGATTAAAAGCTGGAAACGGTCAGGTTATAGCAGTAAGTGAAGGATATAAATCCAAGACTTCATGCATGAACGGAATTGAAAGTGTAAAGAAGAATGCACCTGCCGCAGAAATTGTTGAAATAGAAAAATAA
- a CDS encoding tetratricopeptide repeat protein, whose amino-acid sequence MDENKIEKENMKLNEANKYMAEGEYERAIKLYEEYIEDSLKNKKIKEAAMAYHNMGIVYDNQKNYIEAIECFKKALEYHKMIDNYRGMSWAYYSIGLIFGELTNFKEMVEYNKKAIECGAKAQDNEIILKSYNGIGHALKELKDYSKSLEYLNKGLEYFDSENSYHISETYYLRGISLDNMNLRKEAIESFSLAIDYGAKSGNEQIVALAFSKISEFQA is encoded by the coding sequence ATGGATGAAAATAAAATTGAAAAAGAGAATATGAAATTGAATGAAGCTAACAAATACATGGCCGAGGGCGAATATGAAAGAGCAATTAAATTATATGAGGAATACATAGAAGATTCTCTAAAAAATAAAAAAATAAAAGAAGCGGCCATGGCATATCATAATATGGGCATTGTTTATGACAATCAGAAAAATTATATTGAAGCCATTGAATGTTTTAAAAAAGCACTTGAATACCACAAAATGATTGATAATTACCGTGGTATGTCTTGGGCCTATTATAGCATCGGATTGATTTTTGGGGAATTAACCAATTTTAAGGAAATGGTTGAATACAACAAAAAAGCAATAGAGTGTGGAGCAAAAGCACAGGATAATGAGATTATCTTAAAATCCTATAATGGGATTGGCCACGCTTTAAAAGAGCTTAAAGATTATTCTAAATCCTTGGAATACCTTAACAAAGGATTAGAATACTTTGATTCAGAAAATTCATACCATATATCAGAGACCTATTACCTAAGGGGGATTTCATTAGATAATATGAATCTAAGAAAAGAAGCAATAGAATCTTTTAGTTTGGCAATTGATTATGGGGCAAAGTCAGGTAATGAGCAGATTGTTGCTTTAGCATTCTCAAAAATCTCTGAATTCCAAGCTTGA
- a CDS encoding transcriptional regulator, translating to MEKIDFKKMLKNLYLPNQKNFSIVNIPKMNFLTIVGKGNPNTSNDFQEAIDVLYGVSYSIKMSPKKGNVPKGYFEYVVPPLEGLWWISGEEFNLNNKDRFEWKLMIMQPEFVNQDLVKLAIELSKKNKDTPSIDKLKFESYEEGLSAQILHVGSYDAEKETIEKMKEFIKNNSLIKNGLHHEIYLSDPRKTSPEKIKTVLRQPVKKI from the coding sequence ATGGAAAAAATTGATTTTAAAAAAATGTTGAAAAATCTATATTTGCCAAATCAAAAAAATTTTTCAATTGTTAATATTCCAAAGATGAATTTTCTAACAATTGTCGGAAAAGGAAATCCAAATACCTCAAATGATTTCCAAGAAGCTATAGATGTACTATATGGAGTTTCTTACTCAATTAAAATGAGCCCAAAAAAAGGGAATGTTCCAAAAGGCTATTTTGAATATGTTGTTCCTCCTTTAGAAGGGCTTTGGTGGATAAGTGGTGAGGAATTCAATCTAAATAATAAGGACAGATTTGAATGGAAATTAATGATCATGCAACCGGAATTTGTGAATCAAGACTTAGTTAAATTAGCTATCGAATTATCAAAGAAAAATAAAGATACTCCTTCTATTGATAAACTAAAATTTGAATCTTATGAAGAGGGCCTTTCTGCCCAAATATTACACGTTGGCTCCTATGATGCTGAAAAAGAAACAATTGAAAAAATGAAAGAATTTATTAAGAATAATTCTCTTATTAAAAATGGTCTTCATCATGAAATATATCTCTCAGACCCTAGAAAAACTTCTCCAGAGAAGATTAAGACAGTGTTAAGACAGCCTGTTAAGAAAATATAA